The Pan troglodytes isolate AG18354 chromosome 1, NHGRI_mPanTro3-v2.0_pri, whole genome shotgun sequence genome includes a region encoding these proteins:
- the RGS2 gene encoding regulator of G-protein signaling 2 codes for MQSAMFLAVQHDCRPMDKSAGSGHKSEEKREKMKRTLLKDWKTRLSYFLQNSSTPGKPKTGKKSKQQAFIKPSPEEAQLWSEAFDELLASKYGLAAFRAFLKSEFCEENIEFWLACEDFKKTKSPQKLSSKARKIYTDFIEKEAPKEINIDFQTKTLIAQNIQEATSGCFTTAQKRVYSLMENNSYPRFLESEFYQDLCKKPQIITEPHAT; via the exons ATGCAAAGTGCTATGTTCTTGGCTGTTCAACACGACTGCAGACCCATGGACAAGAGCGCAGGCAGCGGCCACAAGAGCGAGGAGAAGCGGGAAAAGATGAAACGGACCCT tttaaaaGATTGGAAGACCCGTTTGAGCTACTTCTTGCAAAATTCCTCTACTCCTGGGAAGCCCAAAACCggcaaaaaaagcaaacagcaaGCTTTCATCAA GCCTTCTCCTGAGGAAGCACAGCTGTGGTCAGAAGCATTTGACGAGCTGCTAGCCAGCAAAT ATGGTCTTGCTGCATTCAGGGCTTTTTTAAAGTcggaattctgtgaagaaaatattGAATTCTGGCTGGCCTGTGAAGACTTCAAAAAAACCAAATCACCCCAAAAGCTGTCCTCAAAAGCAAGGAAAATATATACTGACTTCATAGAAAAGGAAGCTCCAAAAGAG ataAACATAGATTTTCAAACCAAAACTCTGATTGCCCAGAATATACAAGAAGCTACAAGTGGCTGCTTTACAACTGCCCAGAAAAGGGTATACAGCTTGATGGAGAACAACTCTTATCCCCGTTTCTTGGAGTCAGAATTCTACCAGGACTTGTGTAAAAAGCCACAAATCATCACAGAGCCTCATGCTACATGA